One genomic segment of Carassius auratus strain Wakin chromosome 29, ASM336829v1, whole genome shotgun sequence includes these proteins:
- the LOC113047759 gene encoding protein HEG homolog 1-like, which produces MRAGQTPLHQQPVTHMRLQQQILGRCPFGFAGFNCSDPYLLVVIVVSTVLGALLIIFIVALIVVSFRNQKEDSSSEVDFSSSYGNKELHKPTGIPRIPRANPDDGWKSNNLEMTNSGKNQALVVRDRPESKARYTDFDEDMSYRGPSAYSVYSGRGVDNGGVHNPSFRQDDDRMRRY; this is translated from the exons ATGAGAGCGGGACAAACCCCTCTCCACCAGCAACCCGTCACTCACATGCGATTGCAGCAACAGATCTTAGGAAG atGTCCTTTTGGCTTCGCTGGGTTCAACTGCAGTGATC CATATCTTTTGGTGGTGATCGTGGTGTCCACTGTGTTGGGTGCATTGCTTATCATCTTTATTGTGGCCCTGATAGTTGTAAGCTTCAG GAATCAGAAGGAAGACTCCTCATCTGAGGTAGACTTTAGCTCAAGCTATGGAAATAAGGAATTGCATAAACCTACAGGAATTCCCAGGATCCCTCGGGCCAACCCTGATGATGGCTGGAAGTCTAACAATCTGGAGATGACCAATAGTGGAAAAAATCAGGCACTGGTTGTCAGAGATCGGCCAGAAAGCAAAGCG cgCTACACTGATTTCGATGAGGACATGAGCTATAGGGGTCCCTCAGCGTACTCGGTCTACAGTGGGAGAGGAGTGGACAACGGTGGTGTCCACAACCCATCCTTTCGACAAGATGATGACAGAATGCGCAGATACTAA